The proteins below come from a single Afipia sp. P52-10 genomic window:
- a CDS encoding motility protein A has translation MDIATGLGLLAGLIVVSTLILMGGDFRMFYDIHAVIIIFGGSFAATLIRFPLSAIFHGVPLGAKFAFTLRRTTARDLVDELASIAEIARKQGPVGLEKVETDDPFLAKGIRYVADGYDANFIRDNLERDRDNFLMHLDEGSKIYRAVGDCAPAFGMIGTLIGMVQMFSNMSDPSKLGPFMAIALLATLYGATVANLICLPIADKLHVKLLDEETNRTLIIDGILMIRDSKSPALVREMLLAYLPEKHRDPEGEPVPA, from the coding sequence ATGGATATCGCCACAGGCCTTGGGCTGCTTGCGGGCCTCATCGTCGTCTCGACCTTGATCCTGATGGGCGGCGATTTCCGGATGTTCTACGACATCCATGCCGTCATCATCATTTTCGGCGGCTCGTTCGCAGCGACGCTGATCCGTTTTCCGTTGTCCGCCATTTTCCACGGCGTCCCGCTCGGAGCGAAGTTCGCTTTCACGCTGCGCCGAACGACTGCGCGCGATCTGGTGGATGAGTTGGCTTCCATTGCCGAGATCGCCCGCAAGCAAGGTCCGGTCGGACTCGAGAAGGTCGAAACCGACGATCCGTTTCTCGCCAAGGGCATCCGTTATGTCGCGGACGGTTATGACGCGAACTTCATCCGCGACAACCTCGAGCGAGACCGCGATAACTTTCTCATGCATCTCGACGAGGGGTCGAAGATCTATCGGGCGGTGGGAGACTGCGCCCCGGCCTTCGGCATGATCGGAACGCTGATCGGCATGGTACAGATGTTCTCCAACATGTCGGACCCGTCGAAGCTTGGGCCGTTCATGGCGATCGCTCTGCTGGCGACGCTCTACGGCGCGACCGTTGCAAACCTCATTTGCTTGCCGATTGCCGACAAACTGCATGTTAAGCTGCTCGACGAAGAGACCAATCGCACGCTGATCATCGATGGCATTCTCATGATCCGCGATTCCAAGAGCCCGGCGCTCGTGCGGGAAATGCTGCTGGCCTATTTGCCGGAGAAGCATCGCGATCCCGAAGGCGAGCCAGTCCCCGCTTAG
- a CDS encoding flagellar motor protein MotB: protein MAKKARGGHQGGHGWFVTFADLMALLMAFFVMLVAFSTQDQQKLKIVAGSMREAFGVQTESRFSGIVEADGLPMRSRLKHVQHTPDDADNPALPEQVERGKLTGARLKIDREFALASASLRQALQDMPELTELSKHIMFEETREGLNLEIVDQDGRSMFPDGSKEPYERTRLLIQKLAVPLRNTPLRVAVVGHTAATLTPRGAEQNAFELSSDRANAVRQILQKEGLPASHFYMVAGKADTQPLFPDDPTLAANRRVTITLMREEPPLPPNLRP from the coding sequence ATGGCGAAGAAGGCGCGCGGCGGGCATCAAGGAGGACACGGCTGGTTCGTCACCTTTGCCGATCTGATGGCATTGTTGATGGCGTTCTTCGTGATGCTGGTGGCGTTCTCGACCCAGGATCAGCAGAAGCTCAAGATTGTTGCCGGATCGATGCGGGAGGCTTTCGGCGTCCAGACCGAGTCGCGTTTTTCGGGCATCGTCGAGGCCGATGGTTTGCCGATGCGGAGCCGCCTGAAGCATGTCCAGCACACGCCCGACGATGCGGACAACCCGGCTCTTCCCGAGCAGGTCGAACGCGGCAAGCTGACCGGCGCCCGGCTGAAAATCGATCGCGAGTTTGCGCTGGCATCCGCTTCGCTGCGTCAGGCTTTGCAGGACATGCCCGAGCTGACCGAGCTTTCGAAACACATCATGTTCGAGGAGACCCGCGAGGGGCTCAATCTGGAAATCGTCGATCAGGACGGCCGTTCGATGTTTCCCGACGGCTCCAAGGAGCCTTATGAACGAACGCGGCTGTTGATCCAGAAGCTCGCCGTGCCGCTCCGCAATACGCCGCTCCGCGTCGCAGTCGTCGGCCATACGGCCGCGACGCTTACCCCGCGCGGGGCAGAGCAAAACGCCTTCGAACTTTCGTCCGATCGGGCAAATGCCGTTCGCCAGATCCTCCAGAAGGAGGGGCTGCCAGCCTCGCATTTTTATATGGTCGCCGGAAAGGCCGATACCCAGCCGCTCTTTCCTGATGATCCGACCCTTGCTGCTAACCGGCGCGTAACCATCACGCTCATGCGCGAGGAACCGCCATTGCCTCCCAATCTCCGACCATAG
- a CDS encoding potassium transporter Kup: MAVSETTADLSADTRTRTSFAALAFGSVGVVYGDIGTSPLYAFREAVHAAAHGGPVTRDIVLGVLSLIVWSLLSVVTAKYVLLLLRADNNGEGGSLSLMALGHRALGRRNVLLLGLGIIGAAMFIGDSMITPAISVLSAVEGLKIAAPALTDYVVPLTIVILVALFSVQSRGTAMVAAAFAPVMIVWFLTLAVLGLSHISDDPGVLAAINPWYALQFLGSHGVIGLVTAGAVFLVVTGGEALYADLGHFGRKPIQTAWLSFVLPALLLNYFGQGALVLAHPEAIENPFYRLVPDVLLLPLIGLATAATVIASQAVITGAFSLVRQAIQLGLLPRFEVRFTSETHAGQIYLPRVNMMLLVGVLLLVGLFRTSSALAGAYGIAVSTTMVADAIMAFIVVWKLWNWRVAAAAALIAPFVVIDLTFFAANFLKLFEGAWVPLLFGSAMAVVVWTWMRGTSILIKKTRKIEVPMHDLIRSLEKRPPHIVPGTAVFLTSDPEFVPTSLMHNLKHNKVLHQNNVILTVETDNLPRVDLSNRVGLEQVSERFTRVTLRFGYMETPNVPLALAHARRLGWDFDMMSTSFFVSRRSLKPAPHSFMPRWQDRLFIALSQSANDATDYFHIPTGRVVEVGTQVTI, translated from the coding sequence ATGGCTGTTAGTGAGACCACTGCCGACCTTTCGGCTGACACGCGAACGCGTACCAGTTTTGCTGCATTGGCCTTCGGCAGCGTGGGAGTGGTTTACGGCGATATCGGCACTTCGCCGCTTTATGCATTCCGCGAAGCCGTGCATGCGGCAGCCCACGGTGGTCCTGTCACCCGCGACATCGTTCTCGGTGTGTTGTCGCTGATCGTTTGGTCATTGCTGTCGGTCGTGACCGCGAAATACGTGCTGCTGCTGTTGCGCGCTGACAACAACGGGGAGGGCGGCTCGCTTTCGTTGATGGCTCTGGGCCATCGTGCGCTTGGGCGCCGCAATGTACTCCTGCTTGGGCTGGGCATCATCGGGGCAGCGATGTTCATTGGCGATTCGATGATCACGCCGGCCATCTCTGTGCTTTCCGCCGTCGAGGGATTGAAGATCGCCGCACCGGCGCTGACGGATTACGTCGTCCCGCTGACGATCGTCATTCTCGTTGCGCTGTTTTCGGTGCAAAGCCGCGGCACCGCGATGGTCGCCGCCGCTTTCGCACCTGTGATGATTGTTTGGTTTCTGACGCTCGCCGTTCTCGGGCTTTCGCACATCAGCGACGATCCTGGTGTGCTGGCTGCGATCAACCCATGGTACGCTCTGCAGTTTCTCGGCTCGCATGGTGTGATCGGGCTGGTGACGGCCGGCGCGGTGTTTCTGGTTGTGACTGGCGGCGAGGCGCTCTACGCCGATCTCGGTCATTTCGGCCGGAAGCCGATCCAGACGGCGTGGCTCTCCTTCGTGCTGCCCGCGCTGCTGTTGAACTATTTTGGCCAGGGCGCGCTGGTGCTCGCGCATCCGGAGGCGATTGAAAACCCCTTCTACCGGCTGGTTCCGGATGTCCTGTTGCTTCCCTTGATCGGCCTCGCGACAGCGGCGACGGTGATCGCCAGCCAGGCGGTGATCACCGGCGCCTTCTCGTTGGTCAGGCAGGCCATCCAGCTCGGGCTATTGCCGCGGTTCGAGGTGCGGTTCACGTCGGAAACTCATGCAGGCCAAATCTACCTTCCGCGCGTCAACATGATGCTGCTGGTCGGCGTTCTTCTGCTGGTCGGCCTGTTCCGGACATCGAGTGCCCTGGCGGGAGCCTATGGTATTGCCGTTTCGACGACGATGGTTGCTGACGCGATCATGGCCTTCATCGTCGTTTGGAAGCTTTGGAACTGGCGTGTTGCCGCGGCTGCCGCGCTGATCGCACCGTTCGTGGTCATCGACCTGACTTTCTTCGCTGCCAACTTCCTTAAATTGTTTGAAGGCGCCTGGGTGCCGCTGCTGTTTGGTTCTGCGATGGCGGTGGTCGTCTGGACTTGGATGCGCGGAACATCGATCCTGATCAAGAAGACGCGCAAGATCGAAGTGCCGATGCACGATCTGATCCGCAGCCTTGAGAAGCGGCCGCCGCATATCGTGCCGGGAACCGCCGTCTTCCTGACCAGCGATCCGGAGTTCGTGCCGACATCGCTGATGCATAACCTCAAACACAACAAGGTGCTGCACCAGAACAACGTGATTTTGACGGTCGAGACCGATAACCTTCCACGCGTCGATCTGTCGAACCGCGTTGGTCTCGAGCAGGTCAGCGAACGGTTTACCCGCGTGACTCTGCGCTTTGGCTATATGGAGACGCCGAACGTGCCGCTGGCGCTTGCGCATGCGCGCCGGCTCGGCTGGGACTTCGATATGATGTCGACATCGTTCTTCGTCTCACGCCGCTCGCTCAAACCAGCGCCGCATTCGTTCATGCCGCGCTGGCAGGACCGATTGTTCATTGCGTTGAGCCAGTCGGCCAATGACGCGACCGACTATTTCCACATCCCGACCGGACGCGTGGTGGAAGTCGGCACGCAAGTAACGATTTGA
- a CDS encoding potassium transporter Kup: MTAETSPSLGQPSAADGYTSGSGASLAGLALGSIGVVYGDIGTSPLYAFREAATAAAGQGGIVTPVAVIGVLSLILWALIVIVTLKYVVILLRADNNGEGGTLALMALAQRALGRSHVVISLLGVIGAALFYGDAILTPALSVLSAVEGLKIVTMAFDPYVVPLTVVILVALFAVQSRGTAKVATFFGPITLVWFAAIAIAAVPQIIRTPEVLFAFNPLHAVGFVASHGMIGLVTLGAVFLAVTGAEALYADLGHFGRRPIRLAWLTVVLPALAVNYLGQGALVIADPKAIENPFFLLYPNWALLPMVLLATVATVIASQAVITGAYSLTQQAIQLGLLPRFEIRHTSESHMGQIFIPRINILLLVGVLMLVLMFKSSSALASAYGIAVTGTMVVTAMMAFIVIWKVWRWPPLLAAALITPFLLIDLTFLTANLLKLFEGGWVPLSLGGLIMLVMYTWRRGSRLLFEKTRKLETPLLGLVESLEKRPPQRVKGTAVFLTSDPQSAPTALLHSLKHYKVLHEKNVVLTIENVNAPRVHPDERVKMREISPTFSLVTLRFGFMESPNVPRALVIARKLGWQFDIMSTSFFVSRRLLKTAANSVMPQWQTRLFILLSRSANDATEYFAIPTERVVEVGTQVSI, translated from the coding sequence ATGACAGCCGAGACGTCGCCGTCCCTTGGCCAGCCCTCGGCCGCTGATGGCTATACTTCTGGATCGGGCGCTAGCCTTGCCGGTCTCGCGCTCGGCAGCATTGGGGTGGTCTACGGTGATATCGGCACAAGCCCGCTCTATGCATTCCGCGAGGCGGCAACAGCAGCCGCGGGGCAGGGCGGAATAGTTACACCCGTCGCGGTTATTGGCGTTCTCTCGCTGATCCTCTGGGCGCTGATCGTCATCGTAACCCTCAAATATGTCGTCATTCTGCTGCGTGCCGATAACAACGGAGAGGGTGGTACGCTCGCATTGATGGCGCTGGCTCAGCGGGCCTTGGGCCGCAGCCATGTGGTGATCTCGTTGCTGGGGGTGATCGGTGCGGCCTTGTTTTACGGCGACGCGATTTTGACACCGGCGTTGTCGGTTCTCTCGGCGGTGGAAGGCCTGAAGATCGTTACGATGGCGTTCGACCCCTACGTTGTGCCGCTGACTGTCGTCATCCTTGTAGCGCTGTTTGCCGTGCAATCGCGCGGCACAGCCAAAGTCGCAACCTTCTTCGGGCCGATTACGCTCGTGTGGTTCGCCGCCATTGCGATCGCGGCCGTCCCGCAGATCATCCGCACGCCTGAGGTATTGTTTGCCTTCAATCCGTTGCACGCGGTTGGGTTCGTCGCCAGCCATGGTATGATCGGGTTGGTGACGCTCGGCGCAGTGTTTCTCGCAGTCACCGGCGCGGAAGCGCTCTATGCCGATCTCGGTCATTTCGGCAGGAGGCCGATCCGTCTGGCGTGGCTGACGGTGGTGCTGCCGGCGCTGGCGGTCAATTATCTAGGGCAGGGAGCCCTGGTTATCGCCGACCCGAAGGCGATTGAGAATCCGTTCTTTCTGCTGTATCCGAACTGGGCGCTGCTGCCGATGGTGTTGCTTGCCACGGTCGCGACCGTGATCGCCAGCCAAGCCGTGATCACCGGAGCCTATTCATTGACGCAGCAGGCGATTCAACTCGGTCTCTTGCCGCGGTTTGAAATCCGCCACACCTCCGAGTCCCATATGGGGCAGATCTTCATTCCGCGCATCAATATACTTTTGCTGGTCGGCGTGTTGATGCTGGTTCTCATGTTCAAGTCGTCGAGTGCGCTGGCTTCGGCCTATGGGATCGCCGTGACAGGGACGATGGTCGTCACCGCGATGATGGCGTTCATCGTCATCTGGAAGGTGTGGCGCTGGCCGCCTCTGCTCGCTGCCGCGCTGATCACTCCATTTCTGCTGATCGACCTGACGTTTCTCACCGCCAACCTGCTCAAGCTGTTTGAGGGCGGCTGGGTGCCGTTGTCGCTCGGCGGCCTGATCATGCTGGTGATGTACACTTGGCGGCGCGGCAGCCGCCTGTTGTTCGAGAAGACGCGCAAGCTGGAGACGCCGCTCCTCGGCTTGGTCGAATCCTTGGAGAAGCGGCCGCCGCAGCGCGTCAAAGGGACGGCGGTCTTCTTGACGAGCGACCCTCAAAGCGCACCGACAGCGCTGCTGCACAGCCTTAAGCACTACAAAGTGCTGCATGAGAAGAACGTCGTTCTGACGATCGAGAACGTGAACGCGCCTCGGGTTCATCCAGACGAGCGGGTCAAGATGCGCGAAATCAGCCCGACTTTCTCGCTGGTGACGCTGCGCTTCGGCTTCATGGAATCGCCAAACGTGCCACGGGCGCTTGTCATTGCGCGTAAGCTCGGCTGGCAGTTCGACATCATGTCGACCTCCTTTTTCGTATCCAGGCGGCTGCTGAAAACGGCGGCGAACTCCGTCATGCCGCAGTGGCAGACGAGGCTCTTTATCCTTTTGAGCCGCTCCGCCAACGACGCTACCGAATATTTCGCGATCCCGACCGAGCGTGTTGTCGAGGTTGGGACGCAAGTGTCGATCTAG
- a CDS encoding rhodanese-like domain-containing protein, which produces MSDQGHSVEDLTPEEVAKGVAEGRYLLVDVREPNEVSAESYPDAAVVPLSTFNVDDIPDPQGKQVVFACRSGKRSVTASLAAQTAGKPYDKHLAGGIIGWKAAGLPTKAG; this is translated from the coding sequence GTGTCGGATCAAGGTCATAGCGTTGAAGATTTGACGCCGGAGGAGGTCGCGAAAGGGGTCGCGGAAGGTCGTTATCTGCTGGTGGACGTCCGCGAACCGAATGAAGTTTCTGCGGAGTCCTATCCGGATGCTGCTGTCGTTCCCCTGTCCACCTTCAACGTAGACGATATTCCTGATCCGCAAGGAAAGCAGGTGGTGTTCGCCTGTCGGTCCGGCAAGCGGTCCGTGACGGCGTCGCTCGCGGCACAGACTGCCGGCAAGCCCTACGACAAGCACCTCGCCGGCGGCATCATCGGTTGGAAGGCCGCCGGTCTACCGACGAAGGCCGGCTAA